GTCCAGCACTTCCTGCTGGGTGCGATAGCGGAGTTTGCACTGCCACAGGCCGCTGATAAAGGCGGGCGCAGACGGCGGTGTTCCGGTCGCGGCGACATACTGGCGAGTGATGTCGGCAATACTGTCGCCAGCGGTTATCCAGTAGTCCATTTCACCGGTTACGCGGGCGCGCCACTCGGTCTGGTTTTTGGCGAAACTGACTTCGCCAATCGCCGGATTATTCCATAGCATGCCGTAGCCCAGATTTGACTGCATAAAGGGCACGCTGGCCTGAGAATTACGTTGGGCCAGTTCAAGATTGCAGCCTTTGAGATCCAGCCACGGCTGTTGGTACTGGCCCATGCCGTAAATCCGCTCATCCGGGCGTGATTCGAAACGCACGGTGAGCTGATATTTCCCACCCGCCAGCGGTTTGAACTCGCGCCCGTCCAGCTTCAGCGCGCTGACGTATTTGTCCTGACTCTTTTCGCTGGCGCCAATCCCCACTGTCGAACGCTGACGCCACATCTCTTCCAGCAGCAGCTCGCCGCGTTGGTTGTAAAACGCCAGTTGGCCTTTAAGATTCAGGGTCGCAGTGATATTGCCATTACGCAGCTTAAGGCTTTCGGCCTGCGCGGTGATCTCCGCGTCGTGATGTTCCGCTGGCAGCAGCGCTTGTAACGCATCACTCAATTCCGGCAAACAGGTGGCTCTGACGCGCAGGCTGTTTTTACCCCAGGGTTCGATGCGCAAGATCTGGCGTTCAAAACGCCACTCGATGCTGTTGGTATGTTGAATCAATTCACTCATGGTTAATGCGTCCTTTTACGAAAGACTGTGTTTGGCCAGATTGATGGATTGCATGGTGCGATCGTCGAGTTTGTACCAGCGCAGAGTGGCAAACGCGCACAGGGACAGAATGCCAGGCACCACGGTAAAGAGGGCGATGATGCAGTGCATGGCGGTGGAGGTTTGCTCCGGCGCGTTAGCGACATAGCCGCTAAAGCCGAGCGTCCAGCCGACGATGGCGCCGCTGATTGCCATGCCGAGTTTGAGCACCGCCAGGAAAGTAGAGAAGATCACGCCATCCATTCGTTTGCCCTGTTTCCACTCGCCGTAGTCGGCGACATCAGCCATCATCACCCACATTAAGGTGGTGGTTGCCTGGTACAACGTGGAGATAATGAAGGTGAGCGGCACCAGCACGGCGACCATTTTCGGTGCGAAGAACAGAGCAATACTCAGCACGCCCGCCAGCACCGCGCAGTAGCCAAACATCTGCACTTTGCTGTAATTGCGCGTCAGTCGTTTTGCCAGCGCGCTGCCTGCCGCTTTGCCCAGAATATGTGCGCCGAGCATCCACATAAAATAACTGGCGCTGCCCAGGTAATAGGTCACGAAATACATCATTGCGCCAAGGCGAATAACCCCAAAGCCGATATTGGTTAATACCAGCACCGCGACGACGCGCCACTGATCGTTACGTAATAAATCACGTAATTCTGCGAGGTAATTATTATGTGTCGCCGGGGCGTTAATTCGCTCGCGGGTATTCGCAAAACAGATCCAGAACATAATGACCGCAATGCTGGCCATAATGGCCATCGCCCAGCGATAGCCGAGTAATTTATCGGCACCCCCGATAAATTCGGCCAGCGGCATCATAAAGAAAGTGGATAATGCGCCACCGAGCGTGGCGAGGAAAAAGCGATACGATTGCAGGGAAATACGCGCGTCGTTATCCGCTGTGATCACCGCGCCCATCGAGCAATAGGGAATATTGATCGCGGTATACATCAGCATCATCACGGTGTAGCTGATGGTGGCGAAAATCATTTTTCCGTGCAAATCCAGTGATTCCGGAACCGCGTAGGTGAGCAGGCAGCTCGCCCCGAACGGCAGTGCCAGCCACAGCATCCACGGGCGGAATTTACCCCAGCGGGTCCGTGTGCGATCGGCAATATAGCCCATCGCCGGATCGATAATCGCATCCGCCGTACGCGCCAGCAGGAACATGGTGCCGACAAATGCGGCGGGTAAACCCACCACGTCCGTATAATAAAAAGTCAGGAAGATAATGACGTTATCCAGCCCTATATGGCTCGCCATATCACCCAACCCATAACTGATTTTTTCTTTACGGGTAATCGTATCGGTCATTATATTCACCCTGCCAGTGTAAGGTTTATTTTGCGGATGTTGTGATAGGCAGTGTTAAACAGCGAGGAGGGGTTAACAATTACGAGATTTGGCAATGGAGTTATGGAAACTCTTTTTCGTGATACCGGTAACAAATTATTGTTTAACGGGTTGTGTTTCTCTCTGTCGGGCTATTTTTAACAAAATCGTTTCAGCCTAACATTATTCATCATGCTGACCTGATATTGTCATGTCATTGTCATCTGTAGGGATTAAAAAAGGGTGAATGTAGCAAAAGGGGAATCAACATGAACGATCAAATGTTTGTTGAAACGCTGATTATCTCGTCTTCGTTTTTCACCATTGCGATGATTCTGGTGGCATCAGTGATGTTTCTGGAAAAGCACGACTGACAGCATTGTCAGCCGCGACGTTCAGGAACGGCGAAACGCCACCAGCTCGGGCTGTGCGATGCGCAGATAATCTGCACTGCTCATAATGACCGACTTTTCCAGCAGGCCTGCGTTAAAGGCGATTTCATCATAACGCTCAAACAGGAGCGGATCGGCGACCAGCGCCAGATCGGGATGAAAGCTGAAAGGCGGAATCGCACCAAAAACGCAGGCGGTTAAATCGTCCACTTCCGCCGGGCTTGCCAGCGACGCTTTGATCCCACCAAAATGGCTGGCCAGTTGACTCAAATCGGCTTGTTGATCGGCTGCCAGAATCGCTAAAACATGCTTTTTAACGCCGTTACCCTTAACTTTACACACCAGCGCTTTCGCTCCCTGGCCGAGAGCCGTTCCGCGAATTTCACTGACTGCTTCGCATTTCCCGATGGCCTCATGTTCTACCACCCGATATTGCGCACCCTGTTGTGATAACAGCGCAATCAGCCGTTGATGGGTGGCCGTGCCTCTGACTTCTTCTGACATAATCCTTATTAACCTCCGGTTGTTAAGTCGCGCTAATACATTAGCACATTATTTTTTGAGCGCAGTAATTTCAGCAATATATGTCATATACCCAAAGCTGACAAATATATAGAAACATCCTGGTAATATCTTTTGCAGTCATTCACTCTTTATCAGGGGTATCTATGAACAGGAAGTTCAATGAGATCGACAGTACGTTGCGCGGCTTAAATCATTCGACCGATGCGCATTTTAAATGGCTGGTCACAATATTACGCTTTGTTTCCAGTCGTGATATCGAATTAGCGGAAATAACGCAGGAAGATGCACACGATCATTGTGAATTTGGTCAGTGGCTAAATGTGCAATTGCAGCAAGAGCGCGAAGACCGTCATTTTCTTCTCGATATTAATATCAAGCACAATCGTGTTCACCAGGCATGTCGGCAAATTTTAAATACCATCGAGAATGATGAGGGCCGTTCCGGCGCATTTGATGCCTTCGAAGCGGCGCTGCTGGAGTTTACTGAATCAATCTCTCTTTATAAGCAGCATTTACTGCAATTACGCACCAGCTATGACGCGCTAACGGGCCTGCCGCTGCGGCGTATTCTGGACGAATCATTTGACCGATTAAATGAGGGCGCTGACGGCGCTGGGCTATATTTACTCCTGCTTGATATCGATCACTTTAAAAAGGTGAACGACAATTACGGCCATTTAACGGGTGATGCGGTATTACGTTCTCTGGCGCTGAATCTTGAGGATAATGTCCGCCGGTCGGAATCGGTTTATCGCTACGGTGGTGAAGAGTTTATTATTTTGCTGCGGGCGGAAAGCGACCGGGAAGCCACTGCGGCAGCGGAGCGCTTACGTCATATCATTGCGGCGGTGGAGACGGTGTCCGGCGAACATGTTATTCGCATTACCTTCACCTCCGGTTTGACGCGCGTGCATCGCGGCGAACCGTTGCGCGAAGTGCTGGAGAGGGCAGATATGGCGCTCTATCGCGGGAAACACGGCGGGCGAAACTGCACCATCCTGATTGGCAAGAATCTCGACTGTATAAATGTGAGCCACTAAAGAAAACAGCCAGCGTTTTGCGCTGGCTGTTGGTTTATGCATTGCTGGTACTTTGTGTGTGGAACAGTTCGCGGAAGACCGGATAAATATCATCCTGATCGCGGATATGCTGCATGGCAAAATTATCGAACATCGCCTGCAGGTGTTCATACTCCCGCCACAGCGTTTGATGCGCGCGACGGGTGATTTCGATATAGCTGTAATACCGCACCACCGGCAGAATTTTCTTCGCCAGTATTTCGTGACAGAGCGGGGAATCATCCGCCCAGTTATCGCCATCGGAGGCCTGCGCCGCATAAATATTCCACTGCGCCGGGTCATAGCGTTCTTTCACCACTTCATCCATCAGTTTCAGGGCACTGGAGACAATGGTCCCGCCGGTTTCCTGCGAGTAGAAGAACTCATGTTCATCCACCTCTTTAGCCTGTGTGTGGTGGCGGATATAAACCACATCCACGTTCTTATAGGTTCTGCTCAGGAACAGATACAGCAGAATATAAAAGCGCTTCGCCATGTCCTTGGTGGCCTGATCCATCGAACCGGAGACGTCCATCAAACAGAACATCACCGCCTGACTGGAAGGTTCCGGACGTTTCTCGTAATTCTTGTAACGCAGGTCGAAAGTGTCAATAAACGGCACGCGATCGATTTTCGCCCGTAGTTCGGCTATCTCTTTGCGCAGCCGTTCTTCCTCCAGCAGCTGTGCCGGTTCCGTGTTTTCCACAACCTTAAGACTGGTTTCCAGCTCTCGCAGTTCGCGACGTTTTCCGGCCGTCATCGCCGTGCGTCGTGCCAGCGAATTTTGCAGGGAACGCACGACGCTGATGTTCGCCGGAACACCGTTGGCGGTATAACCCGCGCGGTGGGTTTTGTACTCGTTTAACTGACGATGCTGATTTTTCTTCAGGTTTGGCAGCGCCAAATCCTCGAACAGCAGATCGAGATACTCATCTTTGGAAATCTGGAAGACGAACTCATCCTGGCCTTCACCGTCCTGGCTCGCTTGCCCCTGACCGCTGCCCGAACCGCCGCCTCCGCCCTGGGGGCGTTCAATGCGATCGTTCTGGACGAAGTGGTCATTACCCGGATGCACGCGATGGCGCAGGCCGCCGCGCCCCTGATGGAACATCGGTTCGCTAATATCATCCGTCGGGATAGAGACGGACTCACCGCTATCGACATCGGTCACCGAACGTTTGTTGATGGCCTCGGAGATCGACTGTTTAATTTGCGCTTTATAACGGCGCAAGAAGCGCTGGCGGTTCACCGTGCTCTTGTTTTTGCCGTTAAGACGCCGGTCAATAAACCAGGTCATATGCCCCCCGTACTGCCAACTTGCAGTGCCTGTAAATGCCGGATGGCGCTTCGCTTATCCGGCCTACGGAACAATGCTTTTGTAGGCCCGGTAAGCGAAGCGCCACCGGGCATCGTTGTTAAGCGTTAAGACGATTTACGCACGCGCAAGTACCATTCGCAGAGCAGACGAACCTGCTTGCGGGTATAGCCTTTCTCCATCATGCGGTCGACAAAATCGTCGTGCTTTTTCTGCTCGTCGGTTGAGGTCTTGGCATTGAACGAAATGACCGGCAACAGCTCCTCGGTATTGGAGAACATTTTTTTCTCAATAACCGTACGCAGTTTTTCGTAGCTGGTCCAGTTCGGATTCCGCCCGCTGTTGTGCGCTCTGGCACGCAGAACGAAGTTGACTATCTCATTACGGAAGTCTTTCGGATTACTGATCCCGGCAGGCTTCTCGATTTTCTCCAGTTCGGCATTCAGGGATTCTCGGTCAAACAGCTGGCCGGTATCCGGGTCGCGGTACTCCTGATCCTGGATCCAGAAATCCGCATAGGTGACATAACGGTCGAAAATGTTTTGTCCGTATTCGGAGTAGGACTCCAGGTACGCCGTCTGAATCTCTTTCCCGATGAACTCGGCGTATTTCGGGATCAGATAGCCTTTGAGGAACTCAAGGTAGCGTTCTGCCAGATCCTGCGGGAACTGCTCGCGCTCGATCTGCTGTTCAAGCACATAGAACAGATGCACCGGGTTGGCCGCCACTTCAGCGTGGTCAAAGTTGAACACGCGGGAGAGGATTTTAAACGCGAAACGCGTGGACAACCCGTTCATCCCTTCGTCGACACCGGCGTAATCGCGATACTCCTGATAGGATTTCGCTTTCGGGTCGGTATCTTTCAGGCTTTCCCCGTCGTAGACGCGCATCTTCGAGTAGATGCTGGAGTTTTCTGGCTCTTTCAGACGCGACAGAATCGAGAAGCGCGACAGCGTTTCCAGAGTTCCCGGCGCACAAGGCGCATGCACCAGCTCACTGTTGTTCAGCAGTTTTTCGTAAATCTTGATCTCTTCGGAGATCCGCAGGCAATAAGGCACTTTGACGATATACACACGGTCAAGGAACGCCTCATTGTTTTTGTTGTTACGGAAAGTCACCCATTCGGATTCGTTTGAGTGCGCCAGAATGATCCCGTTGAACGGCAGGGCGGAGATACCTTCCGTCCCGTTGTAGTTCCCTTCCTGGGTGGCGGTCAGCAGCGGATGCAGCACCTTGATCGGCGCTTTAAACATCTCGACGAACTCCATCACACCCTGGTTGGCACGGCACAGCGCGCCGGAGTAACCGTAGGCGTCCGGGTCGTTTTGTGCGTGATGTTCCAGTTTACGGATATCCACTTTACCGACCAGCGCGGAAATATCCTGGTTGTTCTCATCGCCCGGCTCGGTTTTGGCAATCGCAATCTGTTGCAGAATGGATGGCCAGACTTTCACCACGCGGAATTTAGTGATATCGCCGCCAAACTCATGGAGACGTTTCGCCGCCCACGGCGACATAATCGTGCCGAGATAGCGGTTCGGAATACCAAACTCTTTTTCCAGAATTTGCGCATCTTCCTGCGGATTGAACAGGCACAGCGGATGATCGTTTACCGGGCTGCGTTCTCCGTTAGCGCTGAGAACGTAAATCGGCACGCGCTGCATCAGCGATTTCAGGCGCTCTGCCAAAGACGATTTACCACCACCGACCGGGCCGAGTAAATAGAGGATTTGTTTCTTCTCTTCCAGACCCTGAGCAGCGTGTTTCAGGTAAGAGACAATCTGCTCGATGGCATCTTCCATGCCGTAAAATTCTTCAAAGGCGGGGTATCGTGCAACCACACGATTCGAAAAAAGACGGGAGAGCCGTGGTTCGAGAGCGGTGTCGACCATGTT
Above is a window of Lelliottia jeotgali DNA encoding:
- a CDS encoding Xyloside transporter XynT, with translation MTDTITRKEKISYGLGDMASHIGLDNVIIFLTFYYTDVVGLPAAFVGTMFLLARTADAIIDPAMGYIADRTRTRWGKFRPWMLWLALPFGASCLLTYAVPESLDLHGKMIFATISYTVMMLMYTAINIPYCSMGAVITADNDARISLQSYRFFLATLGGALSTFFMMPLAEFIGGADKLLGYRWAMAIMASIAVIMFWICFANTRERINAPATHNNYLAELRDLLRNDQWRVVAVLVLTNIGFGVIRLGAMMYFVTYYLGSASYFMWMLGAHILGKAAGSALAKRLTRNYSKVQMFGYCAVLAGVLSIALFFAPKMVAVLVPLTFIISTLYQATTTLMWVMMADVADYGEWKQGKRMDGVIFSTFLAVLKLGMAISGAIVGWTLGFSGYVANAPEQTSTAMHCIIALFTVVPGILSLCAFATLRWYKLDDRTMQSINLAKHSLS
- a CDS encoding protein YeaH is translated as MTWFIDRRLNGKNKSTVNRQRFLRRYKAQIKQSISEAINKRSVTDVDSGESVSIPTDDISEPMFHQGRGGLRHRVHPGNDHFVQNDRIERPQGGGGGSGSGQGQASQDGEGQDEFVFQISKDEYLDLLFEDLALPNLKKNQHRQLNEYKTHRAGYTANGVPANISVVRSLQNSLARRTAMTAGKRRELRELETSLKVVENTEPAQLLEEERLRKEIAELRAKIDRVPFIDTFDLRYKNYEKRPEPSSQAVMFCLMDVSGSMDQATKDMAKRFYILLYLFLSRTYKNVDVVYIRHHTQAKEVDEHEFFYSQETGGTIVSSALKLMDEVVKERYDPAQWNIYAAQASDGDNWADDSPLCHEILAKKILPVVRYYSYIEITRRAHQTLWREYEHLQAMFDNFAMQHIRDQDDIYPVFRELFHTQSTSNA